A genomic segment from Bos taurus isolate L1 Dominette 01449 registration number 42190680 breed Hereford chromosome 1, ARS-UCD2.0, whole genome shotgun sequence encodes:
- the KCNE2 gene encoding potassium voltage-gated channel subfamily E member 2, with amino-acid sequence MPTLSNLTQTLEYVFKKIFITYMENWRRNTTVEQEALQAKVDAENFYYVILYLMVMIGMFSFIIVAILVSTVKSKRREHSNDPYHQYIVEDWQGKYRSQIVNLEEPRATIHENTGAAALTMSP; translated from the coding sequence ATGCCAACTCTATCCAATCTGACACAGACACTGGAATATGTCTTCAAAAAGATTTTTATCACTTACATGGAAAACTGGCGCAGGAACACAACGGTTGAGCAAGAGGCCCTGCAAGCCAAGGTTGATGCTGAGAACTTCTACTATGTCATCTTGTACCTTATGGTGATGATCGGAATGTTCTCTTTCATCATTGTAGCCATCCTGGTGAGCACGGTGAAATCCAAGAGACGAGAGCACTCCAATGACCCATACCACCAGTACATCGTGGAGGACTGGCAAGGGAAGTACAGAAGTCAAATTGTGAACCTAGAAGAACCAAGGGCCACCATCCATGAGAACACAGGTGCAGCGGCGCTCACGATGTCTCCTTAA